One region of Pelorhabdus rhamnosifermentans genomic DNA includes:
- a CDS encoding HD-GYP domain-containing protein, translated as MHSVTLDQIQPGMYLSQPLISDDGTVLLHEGIVMKERYIEYLRKKGFTSLFVGDPQIQNTVEIEEDFYGTKYRQEAIGTAREVINNFNVGKGVNLDRVKKLVTEWINQLEYKPEDMINLLDIRRKQGYMFSHAVNTCILSIMTGIAMGYDANQLNELGLAAILHDVGKIKFSKNVARQFPYKLTRNEREEYKRHPFYSLEILRKNYTLSANVLSACFQHHERWNGSGYPMGLKGDAISQYAQIISIADVYERLIVGMPHRLPTPVYYVTAILNKAAGEYFNPVIIDKFNQNVAIYPIGKRVRLNNQQCGVILGIDIKDKTTPIVRITSSQDDNDINKIIALDLEKAPGLFIVDFEELPLSYSQSCAERAYISYSQEE; from the coding sequence ATGCACAGCGTAACTTTAGATCAAATACAGCCAGGTATGTATTTATCACAGCCACTCATTTCAGACGATGGTACGGTTTTACTTCATGAGGGCATAGTAATGAAAGAAAGATACATTGAGTATCTTCGCAAAAAAGGTTTTACATCTTTATTTGTGGGAGACCCACAAATTCAAAATACAGTTGAGATTGAAGAAGATTTCTATGGTACGAAATATAGACAAGAAGCCATTGGTACTGCACGAGAAGTAATTAATAACTTTAATGTTGGGAAAGGGGTAAACCTCGATAGAGTAAAAAAGCTTGTCACTGAGTGGATTAATCAACTTGAATATAAGCCGGAAGATATGATTAATCTTTTGGACATACGCCGTAAACAGGGGTATATGTTTTCACATGCTGTAAATACTTGTATTTTGTCAATTATGACCGGTATTGCTATGGGATATGATGCGAACCAGTTAAATGAGCTGGGCTTGGCAGCGATACTTCACGACGTTGGAAAAATTAAATTTTCTAAGAACGTAGCGCGGCAATTTCCCTATAAATTAACAAGAAATGAAAGAGAAGAGTACAAGCGGCATCCATTTTACTCTTTGGAGATCCTACGGAAGAATTATACTTTATCAGCCAACGTTCTTAGCGCCTGCTTCCAGCATCACGAACGCTGGAACGGTAGCGGTTACCCAATGGGGCTTAAGGGGGACGCTATTTCCCAATATGCCCAAATTATCAGTATCGCCGATGTCTATGAACGTTTAATCGTGGGGATGCCTCATCGCCTGCCTACACCTGTATATTATGTAACTGCGATTTTGAACAAAGCTGCAGGAGAATATTTTAATCCAGTTATCATAGACAAGTTTAACCAGAATGTTGCTATCTATCCTATTGGAAAAAGGGTGCGGCTTAATAACCAGCAATGTGGCGTGATTCTTGGTATTGACATAAAAGACAAGACTACCCCAATCGTTCGCATTACGTCCAGTCAAGATGATAACGACATCAATAAAATTATTGCGCTTGATCTAGAGAAAGCCCCTGGACTTTTCATTGTAGATTTTGAAGAATTACCTCTTAGTTATTCACAAAGTTGTGCTGAGCGTGCATATATTTCTTATAGTCAAGAAGAGTAA
- a CDS encoding APC family permease, with translation MRQQVELRKSITWIQGSALTIGAVLGAGILVLPAITATMAGPASLISWILMGLLSLPMVIVIALMSSRFPDSGGIATYVRQGFGNKASHITGVLMLTAMPFGMPVTALIGAHYLGSVLGWSSAGIHIAAAGLLMIAIILNYRGIELSGHTQVFVVSSILFILTIAICSAIPNIHFSAFTPLLPHGWFPVGQAMSLLFFAFIGWEMIGNLAEEFKNPLKDIPLSLGVSVLLVNVLYLAVAFVTVGTNVYQSQAPLTSMITLVAYRWGNIAGILVAFLGFIVCYCPVHTFIAGFSRLVYAQARDGIFPKQFGRLHTRFQTPYIALLVFAPIYLITLLLSYNLSLNLKSLINIPCANFLAVYTLGMIASARVLPSKLGKVLAWISALMSGIIFLFSGWFTLFPIVVSLLVICQQRRSKNKQTATMNN, from the coding sequence ATGCGACAGCAAGTTGAGCTTAGGAAAAGTATTACCTGGATTCAAGGGTCAGCTTTGACAATTGGAGCTGTCCTTGGAGCCGGTATTCTAGTCCTTCCGGCTATAACAGCCACCATGGCTGGTCCGGCGTCACTCATTAGTTGGATTTTGATGGGACTTCTTTCGTTGCCAATGGTTATCGTCATTGCATTAATGTCATCGCGATTTCCCGATTCGGGAGGAATCGCCACCTATGTGCGTCAAGGATTTGGTAACAAAGCCAGTCACATTACCGGAGTCCTCATGCTGACAGCCATGCCTTTTGGTATGCCTGTTACTGCATTAATAGGTGCCCATTATCTTGGAAGCGTTTTGGGTTGGTCGTCAGCAGGCATACATATTGCTGCCGCAGGACTTTTAATGATTGCTATTATACTTAACTATAGAGGTATTGAACTATCTGGTCATACACAAGTTTTTGTTGTTTCCTCTATCCTCTTTATTCTCACCATAGCTATTTGCTCAGCTATTCCTAACATTCATTTTTCAGCATTTACACCGTTACTTCCTCATGGATGGTTCCCGGTAGGTCAAGCAATGTCTCTTTTATTCTTCGCGTTTATTGGTTGGGAAATGATTGGAAATTTAGCTGAAGAATTTAAGAATCCCTTGAAAGATATTCCCTTAAGTCTAGGGGTTTCCGTATTACTAGTCAATGTATTATATTTAGCTGTAGCTTTCGTTACAGTAGGAACCAATGTTTACCAGTCCCAAGCACCTCTCACCTCAATGATAACACTTGTAGCATATCGTTGGGGAAATATAGCAGGAATCTTAGTAGCATTCTTAGGGTTCATCGTATGCTACTGTCCTGTTCATACTTTCATCGCAGGTTTTTCTCGCCTTGTATATGCACAAGCACGTGATGGAATTTTTCCTAAACAATTCGGTCGATTACATACACGTTTTCAGACTCCTTACATAGCGTTACTTGTGTTTGCACCGATTTATTTAATCACTCTTTTATTAAGTTATAATCTTTCCTTGAATCTAAAATCATTGATCAATATTCCCTGTGCAAACTTTCTTGCCGTATACACGCTTGGAATGATAGCCTCAGCTCGTGTTCTCCCTAGCAAATTAGGTAAGGTACTCGCCTGGATTAGTGCCCTTATGTCAGGCATCATATTTCTATTTTCAGGATGGTTTACACTTTTCCCTATAGTCGTATCACTGTTGGTTATCTGCCAACAGCGCCGGAGCAAAAATAAACAGACGGCGACGATGAACAACTGA
- a CDS encoding Na/Pi cotransporter family protein has product MEVGLILYAIILILAGIGSLICGLLCMRFGLKQILSNKIRYFFTQITVTPWRGFIVGILTSALLQSSTAVSLITIGLVSANYLTFYQSLGIILGANVGTCTTVQLMALSISKSYLVPLLVLCIIVMLIVKKLRYPAIAIAGLIFMFLGLNILSSAVNEISQIDSIVQNLLAAKYNPMYGIIGGIIITLLFQSSSAATGVLIVFAEKGLIDLTTAAYVVYGNNIGSCISSVIVGATSPLAAKRVAVAHIMLNILGVLVFLPITNLLTTSISYIASDFAGQIALIHTVFNILCSLIVMPLIKQYANLIIFLVSK; this is encoded by the coding sequence ATGGAGGTGGGGCTAATTCTGTATGCTATTATATTAATTCTAGCAGGTATTGGCTCGTTAATATGTGGATTACTTTGTATGCGTTTTGGTCTAAAACAAATACTTTCAAATAAAATAAGATACTTTTTTACACAAATAACAGTAACTCCATGGCGCGGATTTATTGTTGGTATACTAACTTCAGCTCTTCTGCAGAGCAGTACAGCAGTATCACTCATAACAATTGGGTTGGTTAGTGCCAATTATTTAACCTTCTATCAGAGTCTGGGCATAATTCTAGGTGCTAATGTCGGTACGTGCACTACCGTTCAATTGATGGCTTTATCCATTTCAAAAAGTTACCTTGTTCCCTTGTTGGTCCTCTGTATAATAGTGATGCTTATCGTCAAAAAGTTACGATATCCGGCAATAGCTATAGCAGGATTAATTTTCATGTTTCTGGGGCTAAATATTTTATCAAGTGCAGTTAATGAAATTTCGCAAATTGATAGCATCGTTCAGAATCTATTAGCTGCCAAATACAATCCTATGTATGGGATCATCGGAGGAATAATAATCACTCTCTTATTTCAATCAAGTAGCGCAGCAACTGGAGTACTAATAGTTTTCGCTGAAAAAGGTCTAATAGACCTGACAACTGCAGCCTATGTTGTTTATGGAAATAACATAGGTTCTTGCATATCTTCAGTTATAGTTGGCGCGACTTCCCCCCTCGCTGCAAAACGGGTAGCAGTTGCACATATTATGCTAAATATTTTGGGCGTCTTAGTATTTTTACCCATTACCAATTTATTAACAACTTCTATATCTTATATAGCTTCGGATTTTGCCGGGCAAATTGCGCTTATACACACAGTTTTTAACATCCTATGCTCGCTAATTGTTATGCCCCTTATAAAACAATATGCAAATTTAATTATTTTCTTAGTTTCAAAATAA
- a CDS encoding MFS transporter, with protein MLQDKALMGVILAVFLMMIGVGMIVAILPQRIVNLDGNGQSVGYLASAFAFSYILFQIPIGNLSDRLGFKPFLLLGYSLCCIAGLAFFFAPNSSMIFFARVLQGIGEAPIWALAPALLSLKFPLSKGKVMGLYNAAIHFGLTLGPLLGVVLANLLDSKEIFLVYSVNCLSGVIVIYFLLETIAKKEIETITPLTLQDILKLVKQQQTLIALLGITIYGAGYGIFLTTIPAFLLQEKAFSAFDIGIFFSLFYAAISLSQVITGPLSDKFGQSIFMILGLFIAAIGIAITPAFEFPLIFLVLTIGSLGMGIFYLASMAFLNESTPNSLKGTISGAYYLFWGAGMFFGPPIITQIATSISFQTSMTCYSLLMLLVAIVMLKMWGWKTAIK; from the coding sequence ATGCTTCAGGACAAAGCCCTCATGGGAGTGATTCTGGCGGTATTTTTAATGATGATTGGAGTGGGTATGATCGTTGCGATACTCCCACAACGAATCGTCAACTTGGATGGTAACGGACAATCGGTTGGATATCTAGCATCAGCCTTTGCCTTTTCGTATATACTTTTCCAAATTCCTATCGGCAATTTGTCAGATAGGTTAGGCTTCAAGCCGTTTCTTCTTTTGGGTTATTCTTTATGTTGTATAGCTGGATTGGCGTTTTTCTTTGCACCTAACTCCAGCATGATTTTTTTTGCTCGGGTTCTTCAAGGAATTGGCGAAGCACCGATTTGGGCATTAGCCCCAGCATTGTTATCACTAAAATTCCCTTTATCCAAAGGGAAAGTAATGGGTTTGTATAATGCTGCTATCCATTTTGGCCTTACTTTAGGGCCACTTCTTGGCGTAGTATTAGCAAATTTATTAGATAGCAAAGAAATCTTTCTAGTTTACTCTGTTAATTGTTTATCGGGTGTAATTGTAATTTATTTTTTGCTGGAAACTATCGCAAAAAAAGAGATAGAAACAATAACTCCGTTAACTTTACAAGACATACTGAAACTAGTAAAACAACAACAGACGTTAATCGCCTTGCTTGGAATTACCATTTACGGGGCGGGATATGGTATCTTTCTCACAACAATCCCTGCATTTTTATTGCAAGAAAAAGCTTTTAGTGCATTTGACATTGGAATATTTTTTTCGTTGTTTTATGCAGCTATAAGCCTTTCGCAAGTTATCACCGGTCCCTTATCAGATAAATTCGGTCAAAGTATATTTATGATTTTAGGATTGTTTATCGCTGCTATTGGAATAGCGATCACACCAGCCTTTGAATTTCCGCTAATTTTTTTGGTGCTCACAATAGGGAGTTTGGGAATGGGCATTTTTTACCTTGCCTCTATGGCCTTTTTGAATGAAAGTACCCCCAACTCATTGAAGGGTACTATTTCGGGAGCGTATTATCTTTTTTGGGGTGCTGGTATGTTTTTCGGTCCTCCGATTATAACTCAAATAGCAACCTCTATCAGTTTTCAGACGTCAATGACTTGTTATTCTCTCCTCATGCTTTTAGTCGCAATTGTAATGTTGAAAATGTGGGGATGGAAAACAGCGATTAAATAG
- a CDS encoding DUF5360 family protein, giving the protein MNLQVISISGLMSLYFYKKNVKWEAVSLISLVLTFCSGLQAIAFWILRLDFDLSWWISNLYLVLYPLYFIPKLIGKL; this is encoded by the coding sequence GTGAATCTCCAAGTCATTTCAATTTCAGGACTCATGTCTCTCTATTTTTATAAAAAGAATGTTAAATGGGAAGCAGTATCCTTAATTTCATTAGTTTTAACTTTTTGCTCTGGGTTACAAGCAATAGCATTTTGGATACTTAGATTAGATTTTGATTTGTCATGGTGGATTTCCAATTTATATTTAGTTCTGTATCCGTTGTATTTTATCCCAAAGCTCATAGGGAAACTCTAA
- a CDS encoding bifunctional helix-turn-helix transcriptional regulator/GNAT family N-acetyltransferase: MTKEIEKRALEVRNFNRFYTNIIGIIDQTILDSPYSLAEARILLEIDIADQCTASDLTKLLQIDPGYLSRILLKFTQGKLVIKSKSSTDGRAHVLSLTDKGRHTVHKLYDDSTMQASKILEKLTDQEQQNLISHMVAIRIILDKKQDKNFIIRTLKPGEAGYIAYRHCVLYEKEYGLGGTFERYVLDSLTKYIDEQPEGEVWVAEHSSQIVGFIAIVRTDKSTAQLRWFLIEPKYRGTGLGRQLMTIAMDYCKQKKFSQVYLWTFQDLKAARHLYKSFGFIPTEQVESNTWKSALVEERWENVFSD, translated from the coding sequence ATGACGAAGGAGATCGAAAAGCGCGCATTAGAAGTTAGAAATTTCAATCGATTTTATACAAATATAATTGGCATTATTGACCAAACCATACTTGATAGCCCGTATTCACTTGCTGAAGCCAGGATACTACTTGAAATTGATATTGCTGATCAGTGTACTGCAAGTGATTTGACAAAGCTGCTGCAGATTGACCCAGGGTACTTAAGTCGCATACTTTTGAAATTTACACAGGGAAAACTTGTTATTAAATCTAAATCATCGACAGACGGACGTGCCCATGTGTTATCTCTAACTGATAAGGGGCGTCATACTGTTCATAAGCTTTACGATGATTCGACAATGCAAGCTAGCAAGATTCTCGAAAAACTAACAGACCAAGAACAGCAAAATCTTATTAGTCACATGGTTGCAATAAGAATCATTTTGGATAAAAAGCAGGATAAGAACTTTATTATACGTACGCTGAAACCCGGTGAAGCTGGGTATATAGCGTATAGGCATTGTGTCCTTTATGAAAAGGAATATGGACTTGGTGGAACTTTTGAGCGGTATGTGCTTGATAGCCTAACAAAATATATTGATGAGCAGCCTGAAGGGGAAGTTTGGGTAGCAGAGCATAGTAGCCAAATTGTTGGTTTTATTGCAATTGTCCGTACAGACAAAAGTACAGCCCAACTGAGGTGGTTTTTAATAGAGCCGAAATATCGCGGCACAGGATTAGGCCGACAGCTAATGACAATAGCTATGGATTATTGTAAGCAGAAAAAGTTCAGTCAAGTGTACTTGTGGACATTTCAGGATTTAAAGGCTGCACGGCATTTATACAAAAGTTTCGGGTTTATACCAACCGAACAAGTTGAAAGCAATACATGGAAGAGCGCTTTGGTAGAAGAACGGTGGGAGAATGTGTTCAGTGATTAA
- a CDS encoding pyridoxamine 5'-phosphate oxidase family protein, with protein sequence MKEVIDFLNSNSMGNLATVENGKPRVRPWGFMFEEDGKLWFCTANTKSVFQQLQKNPAIEFTSSSQAYVTVRVSGEVTFSKDLEMKKKIIEHSPMVKNIYKTPENPTFEIFCLEHGKAIISDFSGQPPKTFEF encoded by the coding sequence ATGAAAGAAGTTATTGATTTTTTGAACTCTAACTCCATGGGAAATTTGGCAACAGTAGAAAACGGGAAACCTCGTGTACGTCCTTGGGGGTTTATGTTTGAGGAAGATGGAAAGTTGTGGTTTTGCACAGCGAATACCAAAAGTGTATTTCAGCAATTACAGAAGAATCCAGCTATAGAATTTACTTCTTCGTCACAAGCATACGTGACAGTAAGAGTAAGTGGTGAGGTGACATTCAGTAAGGACTTAGAAATGAAAAAGAAGATTATTGAACATAGTCCTATGGTTAAAAATATTTACAAAACACCAGAAAATCCAACTTTTGAGATTTTCTGTTTAGAGCATGGCAAAGCTATCATATCCGATTTTAGTGGTCAACCGCCTAAGACCTTTGAATTTTGA
- a CDS encoding ArsR/SmtB family transcription factor translates to MDTIKLAKVLKALSHPKRLELFFKIAEKREADFETGCECECFVTDMINLLKLGAPTISHHIKELENAGLITTERKGKYLSAKVKEETIAEVNKIFIEQLRKT, encoded by the coding sequence ATGGATACAATAAAGCTGGCAAAAGTCTTAAAAGCGCTTTCTCATCCGAAACGCTTAGAATTGTTTTTTAAAATTGCTGAAAAACGTGAGGCGGATTTTGAAACAGGTTGTGAATGCGAATGTTTTGTTACTGATATGATCAATTTGCTCAAGCTTGGTGCACCTACTATTTCACACCACATCAAGGAGCTTGAGAATGCTGGATTGATCACGACGGAAAGGAAAGGAAAATATCTGTCTGCTAAGGTCAAAGAAGAAACCATAGCAGAAGTGAATAAGATTTTTATTGAGCAATTACGCAAGACTTAA
- a CDS encoding serine hydrolase translates to MIKKITAAVIVLALMISTTTAFAASTLENQIKKDLGGFSGRVGVFAKNLNTGRTIEFNQDDVFPTASTSKLVVALATYKYLYPKAGTDQTAKYDQDIELMMTISDNDSFQELLNEMDTNNKDVLKKVVKDLRLRKTQIHSEDAFNKYQYHSITTPYEMAKIFENIYTDKYLDKNKSERLKNELANTIFHDEIPRYMMTPVFHKVGELDEVLCDVGVVQDGRDPILISFYTTTADHNYSSNFIATESAKLYNALRRK, encoded by the coding sequence ATGATAAAAAAAATTACTGCAGCAGTTATTGTTTTGGCATTAATGATTAGCACTACAACTGCTTTCGCGGCGTCAACGCTTGAAAATCAAATAAAGAAGGACTTAGGAGGATTTAGTGGGCGAGTCGGAGTGTTTGCCAAAAACCTAAACACTGGAAGAACAATTGAATTTAATCAGGATGATGTTTTTCCTACGGCTTCGACCAGTAAATTAGTTGTCGCATTAGCAACCTATAAATACCTGTATCCCAAAGCAGGGACGGACCAAACCGCTAAGTATGACCAAGATATAGAATTAATGATGACTATCAGCGATAACGACTCCTTTCAAGAACTATTAAACGAGATGGATACAAACAACAAAGATGTTCTGAAAAAAGTTGTTAAAGACCTTCGCCTTCGTAAAACGCAAATACATAGTGAAGATGCTTTTAACAAATATCAATATCATAGCATAACTACTCCATACGAAATGGCAAAAATATTTGAGAATATTTATACCGATAAATACCTAGATAAAAATAAAAGCGAGCGATTAAAAAATGAATTAGCTAATACAATTTTTCACGATGAAATTCCTCGCTATATGATGACACCCGTTTTCCATAAGGTTGGTGAATTAGATGAAGTACTTTGCGATGTGGGGGTAGTTCAAGATGGTCGCGATCCAATACTAATCAGCTTTTATACAACGACTGCGGATCACAATTATTCTAGTAATTTTATTGCAACCGAATCAGCAAAACTCTATAATGCCTTGAGAAGAAAATAG
- a CDS encoding DMT family transporter has product MQWTFLGIAILLEVCGTTLMKRSDGFTKMIYAIPMLILYILSLTMLSFALKKMEVGVAYAIWSGIGIALIATIGVVFFEETCTISKIIFLSFIIIGAIGLNLSGAGH; this is encoded by the coding sequence ATGCAGTGGACATTTTTAGGTATAGCTATATTGCTAGAAGTTTGTGGCACAACTTTAATGAAACGGTCTGATGGATTTACAAAAATGATATATGCTATTCCAATGTTAATTTTGTATATTTTAAGTTTAACTATGCTTTCCTTCGCTTTAAAGAAAATGGAGGTTGGAGTTGCATATGCTATATGGTCTGGTATTGGAATAGCTTTAATTGCGACAATAGGTGTAGTATTTTTTGAAGAAACATGCACGATAAGCAAAATTATTTTTTTAAGTTTCATTATAATAGGCGCAATAGGATTGAACTTAAGCGGTGCTGGACATTAA
- a CDS encoding RidA family protein, translating to MKQVINSEKAPKAIGPYSQAIQANGFLFVSGQLPVVPTTGEFAEGGVAAQTKQSLENVKAILLQAGITLDDVVKTTVFIKDMNDFVSVNNVYAEYFTKDFPARACIEVARLPKDALVEIEVIAVCR from the coding sequence ATGAAACAGGTTATCAATTCGGAGAAAGCACCAAAGGCAATCGGCCCCTATTCGCAAGCCATTCAAGCCAATGGATTTTTATTTGTATCGGGACAATTACCGGTAGTTCCTACTACTGGAGAGTTTGCTGAAGGCGGTGTTGCGGCACAAACCAAACAATCGTTAGAAAATGTAAAAGCTATTTTGCTGCAAGCGGGCATTACACTTGATGATGTAGTTAAAACTACTGTATTTATCAAAGACATGAATGACTTTGTTAGCGTAAATAATGTGTATGCTGAATATTTTACTAAAGATTTTCCTGCTCGCGCCTGCATTGAAGTAGCAAGGTTACCGAAAGACGCTTTGGTTGAGATTGAAGTCATCGCGGTATGTAGATAG
- a CDS encoding GlsB/YeaQ/YmgE family stress response membrane protein produces the protein MLWFLFIGIVAGWLAGLISRGGGFGIWGDLITGVVGSFIGGYAFKFMGIAVYGTIGSIISSTVGAIILLWAIRMFFHTAPAAHKKEE, from the coding sequence ATGCTTTGGTTTTTATTCATTGGAATAGTTGCTGGTTGGTTAGCTGGCTTGATTTCACGTGGAGGCGGTTTTGGGATTTGGGGCGACCTTATAACAGGTGTTGTAGGTTCTTTCATTGGTGGCTATGCATTTAAATTTATGGGTATCGCCGTGTATGGTACTATTGGATCAATCATTTCAAGTACTGTAGGGGCTATTATACTTTTGTGGGCTATACGAATGTTTTTTCATACTGCACCTGCAGCACATAAGAAAGAAGAGTGA
- a CDS encoding LysR family transcriptional regulator, producing the protein MYIKQLESFIVAARLLNFGEAARNLNYSQSTISEQIHSLEEYLGAQLFERIGRKVFLTEQGKTLLPFAERMVRDSKELKSLFSNDEILSGSIMVGAAETLCAFWLPPLLKEYRILHPNVQINIKVGNCVDFPQWLQQDIIDVAFGLNDESGQKQLRQNTLFRGETVFIASPDHKLSASPIVEPQDLTGETLLLPEGYCGYPIDLKCLLEKEQVKANTILEFGSLESIKQCVKNDLGVSLLPEIVVAEELKRGELVSLNWNGPDIPIQAQMLFHRDKWLSPPLVALEHLILARIEK; encoded by the coding sequence GTGTATATAAAGCAATTAGAATCCTTCATTGTTGCTGCACGGCTGCTGAATTTTGGAGAAGCCGCCCGGAATCTCAATTATTCTCAGTCGACTATATCAGAGCAAATTCATAGTCTTGAGGAATATCTTGGTGCACAACTTTTTGAAAGAATTGGCAGAAAAGTATTTTTGACGGAACAGGGAAAGACGCTTTTACCTTTTGCTGAACGCATGGTAAGGGATTCCAAAGAACTCAAAAGCTTATTCAGTAACGATGAAATACTTTCGGGCTCCATAATGGTAGGAGCTGCAGAGACACTTTGTGCATTTTGGCTGCCACCATTGTTGAAAGAGTATAGAATACTTCATCCTAACGTCCAAATAAATATTAAAGTTGGTAATTGTGTTGATTTTCCGCAGTGGTTGCAGCAAGATATTATTGACGTTGCTTTCGGCCTTAACGACGAATCGGGACAGAAGCAATTGCGACAAAATACGTTGTTTCGTGGAGAAACTGTATTTATTGCATCACCGGATCATAAACTATCGGCTTCGCCCATAGTAGAACCGCAAGATCTCACTGGTGAAACACTTCTTTTACCGGAAGGGTATTGTGGATATCCGATAGATTTGAAATGTTTGTTGGAGAAGGAGCAGGTAAAGGCTAATACAATTTTGGAGTTTGGCAGTCTTGAATCGATTAAACAATGCGTTAAAAATGATCTAGGTGTGTCCCTGTTACCTGAAATTGTCGTAGCAGAAGAGCTAAAACGTGGCGAACTGGTTAGTCTGAATTGGAATGGTCCAGATATTCCAATTCAAGCCCAGATGCTTTTTCACCGTGATAAATGGTTGTCACCACCTTTAGTCGCCCTGGAACATTTAATATTAGCTAGGATAGAAAAATGA
- a CDS encoding DUF362 domain-containing protein has protein sequence MNKVSIARCTNYQYNNVEKSVFQCLDEMPEIKRKIKSKTKVLVKVNLLRGNSPEDAITTHPSVVQAIVSYLQEMGCIVIIGDSPGSALNFDEKRLKSVYEITGMVDVATKTGCELNYDTSTIEVVNKAAKNVKSMQIIKVVNDVDFVVSAAKLKTHAMMTYTGAVKNLFGVIPGRTKIDYHLKMNNVDNFAAMLVDICEYVRPVFSIIDAVEGMEGDGPAAGDKRHVGLIFASENPYAVDFAAISTIGLKPEAVPTMIEAKKRAIFSSHWEDIEIKGVQWQEIKIEPFKYPATQSANTLGGLGVKGVPKFIQNFILNNMRPKPVFNYNICISCGLCAESCPPKAINMVNHRPVLNAEKCIRCFCCHELCPEKAVHINRNWLYERLL, from the coding sequence ATGAATAAGGTCAGTATAGCCAGATGCACCAATTATCAATATAATAATGTTGAAAAGTCAGTATTCCAGTGCCTTGATGAAATGCCAGAAATAAAACGAAAAATAAAATCTAAAACCAAAGTTTTAGTCAAGGTTAATCTTTTACGAGGAAACAGTCCTGAAGATGCTATTACGACTCATCCTAGCGTAGTGCAGGCAATAGTAAGCTATTTGCAGGAAATGGGATGCATAGTGATTATTGGTGATAGTCCTGGTTCGGCCTTAAACTTTGATGAAAAACGCTTGAAGTCAGTTTATGAGATAACGGGAATGGTCGATGTGGCAACTAAAACCGGCTGCGAATTAAACTATGATACTTCTACGATTGAAGTAGTTAATAAGGCGGCTAAAAATGTAAAGAGCATGCAAATCATCAAAGTCGTAAATGATGTTGATTTTGTTGTATCAGCCGCTAAATTGAAAACTCACGCGATGATGACTTATACGGGAGCGGTAAAAAATCTATTTGGCGTAATCCCTGGGCGTACTAAAATTGATTACCATCTGAAAATGAATAATGTAGACAACTTTGCGGCAATGTTGGTGGACATATGTGAATATGTAAGGCCAGTTTTCTCAATAATTGATGCTGTGGAGGGGATGGAAGGTGATGGTCCGGCAGCAGGGGATAAGCGGCATGTCGGCCTTATTTTCGCTTCTGAAAATCCTTACGCCGTGGACTTTGCGGCAATTAGCACAATCGGCCTGAAGCCGGAGGCTGTTCCAACAATGATTGAAGCCAAGAAGAGAGCAATTTTCAGCAGCCATTGGGAGGACATCGAAATTAAAGGTGTACAATGGCAAGAAATTAAGATAGAACCATTTAAATACCCAGCTACTCAAAGTGCCAATACACTAGGAGGATTAGGTGTAAAAGGGGTTCCAAAATTCATCCAGAATTTTATTTTAAACAATATGCGGCCTAAGCCAGTGTTTAATTATAATATATGTATTTCATGTGGCTTGTGCGCGGAGAGTTGTCCACCCAAAGCTATTAACATGGTAAACCATAGGCCGGTATTAAATGCAGAAAAATGCATCCGTTGTTTTTGTTGCCATGAATTGTGTCCCGAGAAAGCTGTACATATTAATAGGAATTGGTTATATGAAAGATTATTATAA